A window of Leptospira johnsonii genomic DNA:
GAACCTTGCGTTCACTAAAAGGTATTCGTATTCTCTTGCAGTACAAGAAAACTGAGAATTAAAATTCAGAGGAACTTCTATCATCTCATGAATTGCCAGACCCCGGTCGGTGAGTGCATTCATTCCAAGTAGGAACTTCGACAGGTTTGGAATAGGAGAATCCGTCTTAAAATTTACGATCATTCCCCTGGCATGGACACCTGTATCTGTTCTACCTGCTCCCCAGATCCGAGTCTGTTTTTTCAGAAGGATTTCCAGTGCCTTCTCTATTTCTTCCTGAACAGTGGGGGATTGTTTCTGGCTTTGGTATCCGAAAAAACATCCACCATCAAATTCAATCAGCAGGGCATAGTTTCTAGGATCTTCGGTCATAGTTTGGAGAGGAAGCAGAATGAAACAAATAGGAGGAAGAAAAGAGAAACGTCTCTTATTTTTCTCCGCCCATTTCCTCTATGATCTTATTGTATTCGTCATAGAGTTCCTTGGCCATATCGATGATGACGGAAGGTTTGGACTTGGACGCCTTACCCGAACCGTACAATCTGGAAAGAGTTCTTTTCGCACGGATAAGAAGGTTCAGTTTAGAAGCAGCATCGGATGCTAGCTCTTCCTTGAACTTCATAGTGAGATAAGCGGAAAGATAAATGACTCCGTCAAATCCCCAGTTTTTGTCCGTATCTGGTCCGAGTAGATAGGAGGCAGCATCCACTGGTTCGGAACCTGACTGCATGATCTCCATTGTATCTGTGTACCAGCCTGCGGCTTTTTGGTAGAGAAGGTCCCGGATCTTATCGTAACCCATGCCTGGAAACTCGGTGTTTACATCGTCGTAATACCAGGCGCCTCTAACTGCGCAGACCGCTTTTTTAGGCGTAGGAGCTACTGTGACTTTTCTGGACTGGTAACATTCTATCGCTAAAAGATAAGATGCGGCACCTAAGATCAAATTTCTTTCTTGGTAAAAATCAGTAGGTCCCATGATGGACTCAATATTTTTGCGTCTTACCTCAGCGGATTCTCTCAGTTTAGCGAGCTCATCCGCATCCAGGCTGGACCAGTCCTTGGGAAATGCAGTATAAAGACAACGAGGACAAACGTTTAAAACGTAATCGTTCGGGGAAACCCTACCGAATTTTTTGTTTTTTTCGTATAAGCGACGTAATTCCTGGGTGAGCTTGCCTGCGATTAGCCTTCCCCCACCTTGGAACATGCTTTCCCTTTGGTGGACCTCGCTACAGATAGGGCAGACCGTATCTTCCTTGTTCCGAAAAGAGATTTTTTTGCCTTGGGCTAATGCAGTTGCTGTCATACGAAGAATTTCTGGAAAAATCGAGCTGGAAGCGTCAATTCTCACCGTATTCTAACCGATAGACTAAGAAGAAAAGCACGATTTTCGGGTTGAACCCGATCTCCGCAGGGAGAAGCTAAGGAAAAGGTCCGCCAATGAAAAAACTTCTCGTTTTCATGATCGCGATGTTAGTCGCCCCAGTTCTATTACACGGCGAAGCCGTTTCTATGAAATCGTATAAGAAGCGGATAGAGCTCTTAACTTATTTGAGAGAGATAGAGCCTGTCGTAAAAAATTATCCGGGAGAGGTAAAATCCTCCGGAACCGGTCAAACCCAGGCAGATGGGGAGAGGCTCGCGAAGTATAAAGAACTAAAAAGATTGTACCAAGAAGGTCTTCTGTATTTCTTCGAAGGGAATTACGTAAATTCTTATCGTAGATTTTTGGAATCTCAACTTGGAATGGAACTTCTTCTTGAAGAACTTTCCCAAGCGTATGTGGAAAGAACAGAAGAGATCCTGAAAACAGCGATCGAAAAGAAAAATCCGAACAATCCTACAGATAGAGCTCTTGTGGATATTTCCGTGGAATACGGAAAAACAAGTTATATCCGTGCGGACATCAAGGAGAATAGAGAAGCTCCTTATACCCGCAGGATGTACAATCCGAGAGAATTCCATTACGTGGTTAATAAATACACCATCGAAAAAAATATGGAGTTAGGTTATCAATTCTTGGGAGAA
This region includes:
- a CDS encoding DUF2225 domain-containing protein is translated as MTATALAQGKKISFRNKEDTVCPICSEVHQRESMFQGGGRLIAGKLTQELRRLYEKNKKFGRVSPNDYVLNVCPRCLYTAFPKDWSSLDADELAKLRESAEVRRKNIESIMGPTDFYQERNLILGAASYLLAIECYQSRKVTVAPTPKKAVCAVRGAWYYDDVNTEFPGMGYDKIRDLLYQKAAGWYTDTMEIMQSGSEPVDAASYLLGPDTDKNWGFDGVIYLSAYLTMKFKEELASDAASKLNLLIRAKRTLSRLYGSGKASKSKPSVIIDMAKELYDEYNKIIEEMGGEK
- a CDS encoding LIC11274 family protein — protein: MKKLLVFMIAMLVAPVLLHGEAVSMKSYKKRIELLTYLREIEPVVKNYPGEVKSSGTGQTQADGERLAKYKELKRLYQEGLLYFFEGNYVNSYRRFLESQLGMELLLEELSQAYVERTEEILKTAIEKKNPNNPTDRALVDISVEYGKTSYIRADIKENREAPYTRRMYNPREFHYVVNKYTIEKNMELGYQFLGEAKEARNNALKIEKHLEKHQKLQPEHRKHRIEMYLGSINLCRDARANAMNIFKLKYPYDNYYLQRSDAKSEETRNEIGEITPGEVVSVEGVTYDFSTNPLVRADNRMSPVFDKRIPDDYRRDAVDILGRVYDDEIDNKLYLRWDADTRKKLLGDKIPPGAQKRKQAATATQPNK